In one window of Juglans regia cultivar Chandler chromosome 3, Walnut 2.0, whole genome shotgun sequence DNA:
- the LOC109011970 gene encoding VQ motif-containing protein 17 → MDLKAKKQTWTPCSTSPPLAMCHDSKKISKPKPKIRIIHIFAPEIIKTDAANFRELVQRLTGKPTEKGCNKKPRIALREESRNASSDKPVAKLELRAGFRGLESRERVKDEEGMWNGENSGGFLGGFADLEGFIQELGEFPFLPLDASHMHGFGEAQLLA, encoded by the coding sequence ATGGATTTGAAGGCAAAGAAACAAACTTGGACACCCTGTTCAACTTCACCTCCCCTAGCCATGTGCCATGattcaaagaaaatatccaAGCCCAAGCCAAAGATACGCATAATTCACATATTTGCACCCGAAATTATCAAAACCGACGCAGCAAACTTCCGCGAGTTAGTGCAACGACTCACTGGAAAACCCACGGAAAAGGGCTGCAATAAGAAACCGAGAATTGCCCTGAGAGAAGAGTCAAGAAATGCTTCATCCGACAAGCCAGTGGCCAAACTGGAGCTCCGAGCTGGGTTTCGTGGTTTGGAGTCAAGGGAAAGAGTTAAGGATGAGGAAGGGATGTGGAATGGAGAGAATTCAGGTGGGTTCTTGGGCGGCTTTGCAGACTTGGAGGGTTTTATTCAAGAGCTTGGTGAATTCCCATTTCTTCCTTTGGATGCGTCACACATGCATGGCTTTGGAGAAGCTCAATTACTTGCCTAG